The following DNA comes from Rhipicephalus sanguineus isolate Rsan-2018 unplaced genomic scaffold, BIME_Rsan_1.4 Seq1956, whole genome shotgun sequence.
CAGCTTACACTTGGGGTATGACAGAAACTCAGCTGCTAAATCTGAAGCAAGGTATGTTTGAATGTGCTACTTCTGACCTCCCTCAAAACGACACACTTGTCATGGCTGCCGCTCAGCCAAAAAACCCTGGTGCCGCCCGTGCTGGTAATGCAGAACAAATTTAAGATTTCGAAACTGCCAAGCAAGTGAATAGTGTGTATGCAAGGAAAATATTAATGAGACAATGAGACCTCAGTGGGTGCTAGTGAATACAGTCTTGTTGATGGCAGCCACATTTTATGTTGCACTCCAAACAGCAGAAGTCTAAGAGACTGGCACGTATTCTTGCATTATTCTGTTGAAGGTTATCTGTTTGTTATTCAGGTTGCTTGTGACACAACTCAAGAGTTATGCAGCATATGTTATGCAATCATCGAGTGATGAGCACCAATTTTACACAAGTTGTTTTGAGATTAGTTGTGTCAGGAGAGAGCAGACAGGTTGTAGCTTACAATGTCGTGAGAACTCGGGGCAGCAATGTCGAAAATAGCAAACAATTGCAGAGATCCAACCATCACTGTAAGTAGTGCCAAGGATTACAGCATAGACATTTTCACATAAAGGCTTTACATTTTATTTCAGGCACCAGCGACGTTGCAAGAGGGCTGCGACCTCAAAGGAGATCCAAGAGGGCAATAGCAGAGTTCTCCAGCCTTCAAATGTGTTGAACGTGCAGCACAGCGCTGTGTGCAGAACTGTCACGGGTACAATGGCTTATTCATACATGGGGACTATTTCCTTTAATGACATTCAGCATCTTTATAGCACCTTGATTCTATACAGGCACACCACTTGCACGCCCTGTTACAGCACATAACAAGGAAGCTGATGAGCCACATTGCGCACTCAACAGCGGTTCAGGTCAGTGCCCTAGATAAGCTGTTCATACAGGCTGGATTTTACATCACAGTGTGCTTGTAATGGAATTATATTGTTCCCGATGGTCTTTGAGCTAGCAGGCAGTGGCAAGTTGTGTACTTTTAATTTTTGCATGGTTGGTCTTTCTGACAAAAATTACAAAACCTCACTATTTGCTCATCCTCTACCCTATTGCTTGCAGTAAACAGCGTCATATATCCAACAGTCCTACAGCGTAAACTATTTGGTGCTTCCCTCTCTCTGGAGTAGTGGGCCCATTATGTGAGCACAAAATTGGTGGTTGTGAAATAGCAATGACAACACTTCAATGCAGGTCAATCCATGCTGCAACAAGTACCAGCTTCAACCGTAGCTCAAGATGCTGATGATACTGTTGCTGACGTTTATTGAGTGATTTGTGTTTACACAGTTCAAACGGCCCGAGTACTTTAATTTAGGAACATAACTTCAATGATTGACAACACCTCATTGCAGACCCACCATCTGTGCAATCACCCGAGGAAGGCAGGGCCTCAGCTGAAATGGGTTCTCCAGTTGGAGTTGTAGTGGATGCCTCATATTGTGAGTACTGCATTCGTTCAGTTGGAGCAAACCGGAAGTGTTTAACACAAGGGATTCTAAGAGTCACATTCCTGCATTTTTTATCAGATGTAAAGTTTTCTGAAGCTGGTGTTCAAGCCACCACTTCGACAGCTGAAGCTTCAGTAAATACCACTTCATGTAAGTAATGTGACAAATATCTCAAGCACTCTGCACCTGACTGGCAAATGCGTAGTAATGTATTGCCTATACATTTCTTTCAGTGCTAAAGGATGCTGAAACTCAAACTGACATCACAGGCAGTGTTCTGAAGAGTTTTGAAGCTGATAACCAGGTCCTACGCACCGAGTTACTGGAGGTGAAGGGCTCTCTGGACACACTTCGGCTGTCGAAAGCTTCTTTGGAGCATGACAACACCCGTGTGCAATTTTACACGGGCCTACCAAGCTTCACAGTTCTGATTTCACTGTTCACACTTGTCGAAAGTAGTGTGCCACGCAGCCCAAACAATGCTCTTGCGAAATTCCAAGAATTTGTACTCACACTAATGAGGCTGCGATTGGGAGTGGCCTTGCAGGACCTGGCGTCCATTGAAGAAGCATTGACGGGGGTCTTCAATGACCGTAATTTCTGCCTCTGAAACTTGTACGAACTCTGAACGAAGTTTCAGACACCGATGCAGTAAGGAcaaaagcaggaaataaagttcatttttcTACCTGAATTTGTCTTTCAAAAGCGCTTTTTTAAGTCCTTAGAATCCCTTCTTGCGTTAATTGACCATATGTTTTCTCATGCACATAACGCACGTGCTGTGCCCATTATGTTGAAGCAGGAATCTTCCTAAAAATCCACTGTTTGTGCCAACAGAAACGAAACTGCTGGGAATAAAGTTCATCTTGCCCCCTACATTTGCCTTaagcaaccatgttttttgtaatGTAAATTACATGCCAAGCCACGCATGTCAAAGCAAGAACCTCCCAAAAGACCAGACATGTGCAGCACTGAAGGTAGGGATAACACTGCAACACAACACAAGCTGCTTCTAAATAGAAGAGCAGTGTCCCAATGTGCGAGCAGGCTTCACCGAGACCGGCCATACAGGTGCAATGCGCAGCTTTAACCATGCCATCCTGCTTGACTAGAAGCCATGGCTCTAGTGGCTGAGGTGAAATCGCCTGAGAGTGGTTAACCTGCAAAAGGATGAAGTCGTTTAACTGCTGGCTTTACGCACGCAGAAAACACAGGCCACCTAAACGCACACAAAGCAAGGCAAATTGCAGCATCAACAATGAGTGAAACTAATGTAGGTATCACCGCAACAGTACAGAAGCAAAACGCAAGCAAGCATCTTTCATGCATGTAGTCCATTCTAGGCACACTTGCGCGGACACATGCAACATCCGCTACCTCGCTGGCAGCGACAATTTGTAGAATGCAATGCACTTAGGCAGGTGACGAGTATTcgcaaaccaaaaagaaaaagatgccgcaGCAAGATAATCGCTGGAAAGTGCAGTTACACTGTCACTTTCTAAAGCAGCAGCGCGATGGGAAATGACGTGTACAAGCAATTATTTTAGTATCGTTTTTCTTCTCCCTAAGCTCCGAAGAGAACTGTGTTACTTGACACTGTGCTGTGCAAAAAGGCACTCCTGGAATTTTCGCGTAGCGTCGTAGTGTAACGGTACAGAAGCGAAAATATGTAGGACCTCGCGCAGACACTTGTGAATGTTTCACGAGGTCTCGCTGCGCAGCGAAGCAAACTTCCAACATTAATCACACCACTGTCACACACATTGGCAAGCACTACCCGTTAGCGTTACAATGCGATCCATAAATACAGTCAGCCTAGTCAAAGATTGTCTTACCTTGGTGCGCGCGATG
Coding sequences within:
- the LOC119376691 gene encoding uncharacterized protein LOC119376691 isoform X1 translates to MVNCAVLGCNNESRRKADCGENTTKVSFFSVPTVVRRQCNQTLEVSTKRRAEWFRRLNRGYINTNATHYKVCSEHFVSGRPSYLMDVTNPDWAPSLHLGYDRNSAAKSEARHQRRCKRAATSKEIQEGNSRVLQPSNVLNVQHSAVCRTVTGTMAYSYMGTISFNDIQHLYSTLILYRHTTCTPCYST